The Dermacentor albipictus isolate Rhodes 1998 colony unplaced genomic scaffold, USDA_Dalb.pri_finalv2 scaffold_22, whole genome shotgun sequence sequence ACCAGGAGTGGCGGCCCCGCCTTAGCCTCttctgtgtacgtgtgtgtgtgtgtgtgtgtgtgtgtgtgtgtgtgtgtgtgtgtgtgtgtgtgtgtgtgtgtgtgcgtgcgtgcgcgtgtgtgtgtgtgtgtgtgtgtgtgtgtgcgtgcgtgtgtgtgtgtgtgcgtgcgtgcgtgcgtgcgtgcgcgcgcgcgcgcgcgcggagactCTTGCCTGAATAAAGTTTGTGCAGTTTCTTTCGTATTGTGCGTACTTCTTATGGCTTAATAGGACGAGCAATAAAGTGAAGTAAGACCAGGGCAGGAAAGAGCGGTGCGGCAGAAACAGACGGCAGTTTACGTGATAGCATATGTTGAGCACGAAACGCCGAAAGTGTTTGAGGTATAGTTATCGGGGCGAGCTAGCACGAGAATGTTGTAGCAGTGGTTCCGGCGTAAGATGTTAAATACGTGTAAGCAAACCCGCACGCGAAATACTTTGATTTCAGTGAATGATTCTGCGAATAGCGCTTCTGAACACTCGACTCCTCGATGAGTTTAGAGACTCTGGAGATTTGAGAGAACTCCGGTGCcacctaaaaaaaaaactctgtatacacagaaaaaaaaaagtcggagttttcgcccgaaaggcgaattgTCGACTGCGGTAGCAAATTAGcaaacagctatacgaagtaaggatcgtagttttatcggccgtatagacttgtaaacgttcgcttactaagtTAACTAACATGAtgccacgcgcacacaagcaaacaagaacagatcacactcgatgaccgcggacacccACCcacaaaacgctggcgtgaagaagcgcggcagcagcagtgagcgaactgGCTTTCGGGCTGCCTATCCTTTCAACGCGAACAGCAGCAACGCAGCTATGCGCCGTCCGGGCACTCTGTCCCCCgtcgcagatcgctctcaagccAGCCCACGCGGTTGTGCCATGCGCACTTACCGCCGGAGTTAATTACTGTGACCCCTCTAATTCATGTGAAAGATATGACAGGCGCTGCTGAACGGCGCTTCTAGTGAACGGTCTTTGAAGTCGCGCGGCGCATCACCGTGGAATCCGCCTAAAAGGCTTGTTCAATAATCTTGGTGGGCATACAGCAGTTCGAAGTAACCATGAATAAAGCCTTGCGGACATCCGTTTTGTGCGATGTTTGCTGTTTTTACGGTAATCATTTCTGTTGGTACAGTCGTTTTTATAGTAAGCATATTTTCCTCTGTCTAAGAGACCAAAAGTCCCCTTCGCGATATTCGTGTCGCGCTagttaagtgaaaatacggtaaTTACTCTCTATTTTAGTACACAACATTACCAAATTACCGAGCTGGCTTACACAAGGCGCCACAAGCTATGTGTTTAGCATCCTCAACAACTTTATAGTTATATGCTGAAGCCAAAGCTTGCATCATGAGCTTCACAGTGAGCGTTCTATATTTCATGTGTATATATTTCAGATTGATGCCACTCATCCATCCCGTCTAGAGCTTCGTACTGTACCGCACACGACAGCTGAAACATCAGTCGAAAATGCTACACAGACAGGAACAGCAGAAAACATTTCCAATTGACACCTGAACTCTTACAATGCATAATGGTTCACTACTCTCGTTCTAACTTTGTAACTTTGTGGCTtggtagcgcgaagtgaacacggatacagaaaggagcagacaggacgagcgctaactctcaacaaattttttattaaaacgaaaaACATATATATGGGTGATCGCAAAAAcagcagcataagaacatgacaaggtaaaaaaacGTCAGTTACACATCAGATATCTGATATGATATCAGATATCTGatgagcagcgggtcattaaactgaatgtccagcccctcgtaggccgtgggaccgtcgcggcgggcaagttctcgcgcacggtcgcgACAACACaagttaattttttctttctttttttgcgcttgGATGTCGCCTGTGTTGCACTTGGACGCTGGAAACGCCAAAAAGCGCGGGTGACAATAGGTGGTTGCGTGAAGCGCGCGTGGAATCGCGCATGCTCGTGAGCACGTACCTTTCGTTCTCAGCGCCTGGTGAAAATGGACGTCTCGGTTGAAGTGCAACCCTTACTTAGACTCTGCAAGGTTCAAGCACTTGTGTGGGACCTGTCAGGTGGCCATGTTACCGCTCAATGTACGTCGTCAAGAATTACGATCGTCGTGAACGCAAAAGAAGGCGGGGGAAGGTGCGCACAGACGGATCTGATTTTTCCCGAAGACGTTGTATTCGATGTCGAAACTATCACGAACCCCCAAGAAATCAGGGTTGTCAGGGACCGGAAAGAATTCGTCCAGCCGATGCCATGCCGAGAACTGACGTTCACCGTGCGTTTCCACCAGTCGGCCGGCTCTGACTGTGAGCAGAGGATGGAGCCCTTCGTCGAACCCGCAGTTGCCGCTGGTGTCCTCTACTGCTTTGAGTGCGTGGAATGCGCTACGGGGATTCTCGGCGGAGGGGTCAAATTTCGTCGAGTCGTGCCGCTGCCATCCGAAGACTGGAAGGAGACTGTGGGTGAGTGGTTTTGTAAGCAACGGGAAACTGCGAGCAGCGACGACCTTCCCGATGTTTTCTCGCCAAAGCCGGACGAGCTGTTCACGACCGCAGCTCACTTCGTTGTGCACGACAAAAAAGTTCGAGAAGCTGACATCGACAAGGAAGATGGGAAAGTACGTTGTGGCATCTGTCACGTTGTGGTGGGGAGAAAGGCGACTCCATCGTCCACGGCATTGTTTGCGACCCGCGTGACGCCAACTCCTGCCAACGAGGAGGATGGCAGCCCCATCGATGGCGTCGACGCGTCTCGCCTGCTGAGAGGCCTCATCAGAGCTCGGCTGCAGCTGAACGAGGCCTGCAGGATTGTGCTGGCTTCCGTAAGTAATCACAGCTGACACGGTCCTTTGGGCTAGTTGGAGGTGGCGAGGCGACATTGCAACTACGTACcacagcgcgagtgaggaacgAGACCGTCCGGTCCCGTTTCTCACTCGTCGTTTTGCCCTGTACGCATGCATATGCAGTAAGTAATCgcacttccaaaaaaaaaagaagaagaaaatacatCCTAATacatgcttttaaatattctaCCCGTCGAGGGAATCGGATCCCGGTTGCCCACACCACTTGCGGAGATACTGACCACTATATAAACGTCGACAGTAGTTACTCGCTGCTGAGGTGCTTCTTCAAGAGCAACGCTACCGAAGATTTAAACGCCTCGAGGCCGCATGAAATTAACTAGAATTTTTTCTACCCAAATACATGTGAAAACAAGTACATAATTTAGAGCAACCGCTCTAACGATTTCAATGAAAATTGATCCACTCTGGAGACAGAAAGCTGAATTCATATAGAATGCCTGAACTTTGCCG is a genomic window containing:
- the LOC139052381 gene encoding E3 ubiquitin-protein ligase E3D-like gives rise to the protein MDVSVEVQPLLRLCKVQALVWDLSGGHVTAQCTSSRITIVVNAKEGGGRCAQTDLIFPEDVVFDVETITNPQEIRVVRDRKEFVQPMPCRELTFTVRFHQSAGSDCEQRMEPFVEPAVAAGVLYCFECVECATGILGGGVKFRRVVPLPSEDWKETVGEWFCKQRETASSDDLPDVFSPKPDELFTTAAHFVVHDKKVREADIDKEDGKVRCGICHVVVGRKATPSSTALFATRVTPTPANEEDGSPIDGVDASRLLRGLIRARLQLNEACRIVLASDKKVLLLWLMETGLQHFYAREVQGKEVRVDLQVGSKLRYMGTDASDALVNTWKTDPSVGQYQIEEEVMEDTLYYMRTCCNSMGAASERFHVIFLPGVVAQS